A window from Primulina huaijiensis isolate GDHJ02 chromosome 11, ASM1229523v2, whole genome shotgun sequence encodes these proteins:
- the LOC140987385 gene encoding protein NO VEIN isoform X4: protein MYGRPSSFRPDGSGRGAEQTSQQRQPIHVNPSFYQNPNFFVDPRFSPHLNTFITPIPFPPIHQQIPGHNFPVPPNSITNNFQTPPQQLNPIDKSNISKKSDLQKDLIGKLDKAVTRARHALWSSNKNVSSWEVSQAALLTVKAESWESLGFQMQQVPSLNRLLEAEGKINTFIHCFVAVRKITSLYDLEVAICESEGVERFEELELGPLIRHPLAMHYFSVTSEVTEVYRIGTRELISYLCDFVDARKRKQVQVGSFLDFISQKQSVNGREKLCVRVQDIGLYVNHIKKARQAEDTVVQVCLERTRIRALQKSKKRPLFSAQKKQLDDNFSTISQRIKSFSSESAEFGGKHIRFISSGSEDNDSEDTDEDDQDEKHIDSNCNLSVPKVRPDHLSSCPYPSVTEEMTRLGLKSEVAYSPSPAAGGSRRNICNEKPPRKRKSETLSSTTSLHKLFKRGKFDAELESKGSDDQGVNGHSLSIESLKLFVTTWKEACRENNPEEVLERMLQSYNIRKKKKVKALFAAFPFVGLLNAAVTSMKFGMWDNMYDTFQNLGEQFTNGKSFESSSDYISVNVEAAEKDAPISVHENLMHKHDVTAEDIAKKISGYFEDDISSFKSTSRENIFYFLRKLCKCEYWLLKQYAINEFVSLGCGEYFLFLDKYMHLLPHSLQKYLIGDILVKDSVEAYLLPLQFDALLLQALNGSWAYGNVTMQNISDLLLWQFPSACFKPVKSHAVENVADIIREKQITSNCLLFSAPLLRFNCKDNLLAQNEKSTETGWVDVNAGLGEGIIGGVTTKDAIDVLLKAPMLTDLSLWSHWAHMFAPSLGSIVEWLLNDVNNKELLCLVTRDAKVIRIDHLATTDSLLKVFAEGSAFETAVQLLSLFVLYGGERNVPLALLKCHARHAFELVINNALKIDLHGWLSCDHLTSVKSSNSYLGSSVPNNKYIVSKAVPVMSTFILECLSYLPIEFCSFAADVLIAGTQNFSKDVTLGMLTECKEIGQRLMLHEVGMSLGLMEWVDDHHSFRSSASSGFPPRKSCLYIGDYELSSRSKIVKAVFNEHPSSSGERLASTEADHHDVDCKTVGVEDHSDSLKVYANSQAAISALSLFNDNLNSDPVKVIESIRKEEFGLDESLSATGSTMLEKQHARLGRALHCLSQELYSQDSHFLLELVQNADDNIYPKNVEPTLTFILQEKGIMVLNNEQGFSAKNIRALCDVGNSTKKGNTAGYIGKKGIGFKSVFRVTDAPEIHSNGFHIKFDITEGQIGFVLPTVIPPCDIDLFTRLASANASCVGQDSWNTCIVLPFKSALSESFAMSNIVSMFSDLHPSLLLFLHRLRCIKFRNMLDDSLVVMRKDVVGDGIIEVSLGNEKMTWFVVSQKLHTDVFHSDVQTTEISMAFTLQETLDKVYSPILNQQPVFAFLPLRTYGLKFILQGDFVLPSSREEVDGDSPWNQWLLSEFPDLFVNAEKSFCNLPCYRGRPGKAVTAFMSFIPLVGEVHGFFSSLPRVIISKLRMSNCLLSDFDENEWVPPCKVLRNWTDQTRSLLPDTLINKHLGLGFLNKDIVLSDSLARALGVEDYGPKILANIISSLCRSADGLQSMGLSWLSSWLSAIYVMSSHSVMQASSDFGTDFDLIFKLQKIPFIPLSDGTYGSVHEDTIWLYSDEVSQGINGECVQKAFPKLYAKLRIVSPNLLAAAASVESSLSDSTILENVTRMLYKMGVQRLSAHEIVKVHILPAIAKDKKAKGQEDFMIEYLSYVMFHLHSSCNTCGREREDIITELRENALISTNFGYRRFNEVPLHFSQEYGNPVDIKNLISGMGEKWHEIDNAYLKNSITKSISDGELKWRRFFHELGATDFVKIVQVEKSVAEMSLVNTKDAVSSKDTMSMNVVANNWESEELHHLLSWLSTTKNWEKSKYLLEILDILWDNYFSDKIKGYYIDSNGECKYFKSSLISILQDVQWMVSSIDNELHYPKDLFHDCVTVSSVLGVAAPYTVPKQVRSEKLVADVGLRTQVTLDGALSVLRHWRISESPFKASISQMSNFYTFVWKSMPLSKEQVVEELLSGPFIFVPYTSCCSQDDAVAGSLLSPQDLYWHDTIGNMDQVKSMHLDGVTGKICDSPRKMLCNIYPKLHDFFVNGCGVDESLPFRSYLQILLQLSAISLPHQAAEMVFEVFLRWSDALKSGSLSLEDIEYLKIGLLKEEYHVLPTRQDKWVSLHASYGLICWSDDDDLGAEFKHFEGVDFLYFGKFTGEENQMYLAKISAINQRLGIPALSQIVTREAISYGPADSSFIFSLVNWILPYAQRYILNVHTDRYYQLKESGFENITQLKIVVVEELFYQNAIKR from the exons ATGTACGGTCGGCCTTCAAGCTTCCGCCCAGATGGCAGCGGCCGCGGGGCGGAGCAAACGTCGCAACAGCGGCAACCAATTCATGTGAACCCTAGCTTCTACCAAAATCCCAACTTTTTCGTCGACCCTCGCTTCTCGCCTCATCTCAACACATTTATAACCCCTATTCCTTTCCCCCCAATCCATCAACAAATCCCCGGCCATAATTTCCCAGTTCCGCCAAACTCTATCACCAATAATTTTCAAACCCCGCCTCAGCAACTAAATCCTATTGATAAAAGTAACATCAGTAAGAAGAGTGATTTGCAAAAGGATTTGATCGGGAAACTGGATAAGGCGGTGACAAGGGCTCGCCATGCTCTATGGTCGTCGAACAAGAATGTTTCGTcttgggaagtttcccaggCGGCTCTGTTGACGGTGAAAGCTGAGTCATGGGAGTCTTTGGGATTTCAAATGCAACAAGTGCCCTCTCTTAACCGGCTCTTGGAGGCCGAGGGGAAG ATCAATACCTTCATACACTGCTTTGTTGCGGTTAGAAAAATTACTTCTTTGTATGATTTGGAAGTGGCAATCTGTGAGAGTGAGGGCGTTGAACGGTTTGAAGAGCTGGAATTGGGTCCTTTAATAAGACACCCACTAGCCATGCATTATTTTTCTGTGACTTCTGAGGTAACAGAAGTTTACAGAATAGGGACTCGAGAATTAATTTCTTACCTTTGTGATTTTGTGGATGCTCGCAAACGGAAGCAAGTTCAAGTGGGTAGTTTTTTGGACTTTATTTCCCAGAAACAATCTGTCAATGGGAGGGAAAAGCTTTGCGTGCGCGTCCAGGACATTGG ATTGTATGTTAATCACATAAAAAAAGCCAGACAAGCAGAAGACACTGTTGTACAGGTATGTTTGGAGAGAACTAGAATAAGAGCATTACAAAAAAGCAAGAAGCGCCCGCTCTTTTCGGCACAAAAGAAGCAGCTGGATGACAATTTTAGCACAATATCCCAACGCATCAAGTCTTTCTCCTCAGAAAGTGCGGAATTTGGTGGCAAACACATAAGATTCATATCATCGGGTTCAGAGGACAATGATAGTGAAGATACAGATGAAGATGATCAGGATGAGAAGCACATCGATAGTAACTGCAATTTGTCAGTGCCTAAAGTTAGACCAGACCATCTCAGTAGCTGTCCTTACCCATCAGTAACTGAAGAAATGACAAGGCTGGGGTTGAAAAGCGAAGTAGCTTATAGCCCATCCCCTGCCGCTGGTGGTTCTAGGCGcaatatttgcaatgaaaaaCCTCCAAGAAAGAGAAAGTCAGAGACTTTGAGTTCCACCACCTCACTTCACAAGCTTTTTAAGAGGGGAAAATTTGATGCAGAACTCGAATCTAAGGGCTCAGATGATCAGGGTGTAAATGGTCATTCACTTTCCATTGAATCACTGAAGTTGTTTGTTACAACTTGGAAGGAAGCATGCCGAGAAAATAACCCAGAAGAG GTCCTAGAGAGGATGCTTCAGTCTTACAATATCAGGAAAAAGAAGAAGGTCAAAGCCTTGTTCGCGGCATTCCCATTTGTCGGATTGCTGAATGCTGCT GTGACAAGTATGAAATTTGGTATGTGGGATAATATGTACGACACTTTCCAAAATCTTGGCGAGCAGTTCACCAATGGGAAAAGTTTCGAGAGTTCATCAGATTACATAAGCGTTAATGTTGAAGCAGCTGAGAAGGATGCACCCATTTCAGTACATGAAAATTTGATGCATAAACATG ATGTTACAGCTGAAGATATTGCTAAGAAAATTTCTGGATATTTTGAGGATGACATCTCGAGCTTTAAAAGTACCTCTCGagaaaacatattttattttttgaggaAGCTTTGTAAGTGTGAGTATTGGCTACTTAAGCAATATGCGATCAATGAGTTCGTCTCCCTTGGTTGTGGAGAATATTTTCTGTTTTTGGATAAATACATGCACCTGTTGCCTCATTCACTGCAGAAATACTTGATCGGAGACATTCTTGTAAAAGATTCTGTCGAGGCTTACCTGTTGCCACTTCAATTTGATGCACTGTTGCTACAAGCTTTAAATGGCTCGTGGGCATATGGAAATGTAACCATGCAGAATATTTCTGATTTGCTATTGTGGCAGTTTCCTTCAGCATGTTTTAAACCAGTGAAAAGTCATGCCGTGGAAAATGTTGCTGACATTATACGAGAAAAACAAATAACTTCAAATTGTCTTTTATTTTCTGCACCGCTGTTGAGATTTAATTGTAAGGATAACTTATTGGCTCAAAATGAGAAAAGCACGGAAACTGGTTGGGTTGATGTTAATGCAGGACTCGGAGAAGGAATAATTGGTGGAGTTACAACCAAGGATGCTATTGACGTCTTGCTTAAAGCTCCTATGCTGACAGATTTGAGCTTGTGGTCACACTGGGCACACATGTTTGCTCCTTCTCTCGGTTCAATTGTGGAATGGTTGTTAAACGATGTCAACAACAAAGAGTTGTTGTGTTTGGTAACTAGAGATGCTAAAGTGATTCGTATTGACCATTTAGCAACTACAGACtcattattaaaagtatttgcTGAAGGATCTGCTTTTGAAACAGCTGTGCAATTGTTATCTTTGTTTGTATTGTACGGTGGTGAAAGAAATGTCCCCCTAGCACTTCTAAAGTGCCATGCACGCCATGCCTTTGAACTTGTTATTAACAACGCGCTGAAGATAGATTTACATGGTTGGCTGTCTTGTGATCACCTTACATCAGTCAAAAGCTCTAACAGTTATCTTGGCAGCAGTGTACCCAATAACAAGTACATTGTTAGTAAAGCGGTTCCAGTTATGTCGACGTTTATTCTAGAATGTTTGAGTTATCTTCCAATTGAATTTTGCAGTTTTGCTGCTGACGTATTGATTGCGGGAACACAAAATTTTTCCAAAGATGTTACCTTAGGCATGTTAACTGAATGCAAGGAAATAGGGCAGCGCCTAATGCTGCATGAAGTGGGGATGTCTCTTGGACTAATGGAATGGGTAGATGATCATCATTCTTTTCGTTCTTCTGCATCTTCTGGATTTCCTCCTAGAAAATCATGCTTATATATTGGTGATTATGAACTCAGCTCTAGATCAAAGATAGTAAAAGCTGTATTTAATGAGCACCCCTCTTCTTCTGGTGAAAGGTTGGCCTCTACTGAGGCTGATCATCACGACGTTGATTGCAAAACAGTCGGTGTAGAAGATCACTCTGATTCACTCAAGGTTTATGCTAATAGTCAGGCTGCCATTTCGGCATTATCGTTGTTCAATGATAATCTGAACAGTGATCCAGTGAAAGTTATTGAATCTATTCGAAAAGAGGAATTCGGACTTGATGAAAGTCTCTCTGCTACTGGAAGCACAATGTTGGAGAAACAACATGCTCGCTTAGGCAGGGCACTCCACTGTCTCTCACAAGAGTTATATTCTCAAGATTCACATTTTCTTCTGGAGCTG GTTCAAAATGCGGACGATAATATCTACCCAAAAAATGTGGAGCCCACGCTGACATTTATACTTCAGGAAAAAGGCATTATGGTGCTGAATAATGAACAAGGTTTTTCAGCCAAAAATATAAGAGCACTTTGCGATGTTGGAAATTCCACAAAAAAGGGTAATACTGCTGGATACATTGGAAAGAAAGGCATCGGCTTCAAATCAGTATTCAGG GTTACTGATGCTCCTGAAATTCATTCAAATGGGTTTCATATAAAATTCGACATAACAGAAGGCCAGATTGGTTTTGTTCTACCAACTGTGATTCCTCCATGTGATATTGACTTGTTCACAAGATTAGCATCTGCAAATGCTTCTTGTGTGGGTCAGGATTCTTGGAACACCTGTATTGTTCTCCCTTTTAAGTCAGCCTTATCAGAAAGCTTTGCCATGAGCAACATAGTATCCATGTTCTCAGATCTTCATCCATCTTTGCTATTGTTTCTTCATCGTCTTCGATGCATTAAGTTTAGAAACATGCTTGATGATTCACTTGTTGTCATGAGGAAAGACGTTGTTGGTGATGGCATAATAGAAGTTTCCCTTGGTAATGAAAAGATGACCTGGTTCGTAGTATCTCAGAAACTGCATACTGATGTCTTCCATTCGGATGTACAAACAACTGAAATTTCTATGGCATTCACACTTCAGGAGACCTTGGACAAAGTTTATTCCCCAATTCTGAACCAACAGCCTGTTTTTGCATTTCTTCCTTTGAGAACTTATGGCCTTAAGTTTATTCTCCAAGGTGATTTTGTTTTGCCTTCTTCTAGGGAAGAAGTTGATGGTGATAGTCCATGGAACCAGTGGTTACTGTCAGAATTCCCGGATTTGTTTGTTAATGCTGAAAAATCATTTTGCAATCTTCCTTGTTATAGGGGGCGTCCAGGAAAAGCTGTTACCGCATTTATGAGTTTTATTCCTCTTGTGGGTGAAGTTCATGGATTTTTTTCTAGTCTCCCAAGAGTAATAATTTCTAAATTACGCATGTCAAACTGTTTGCTTTcggattttgatgaaaatgaaTGGGTTCCTCCTTGCAAGGTCCTGAGAAATTGGACTGACCAAACTCGTTCTCTGTTACCTGATACTTTGATTAACAAGCATCTTGGCCTTGGATTCTTGAATAAAGATATTGTTCTTTCGGATTCATTAGCAAGGGCCTTGGGTGTAGAGGACTATGGACCAAAAATATTGGCCAATATTATTTCTTCACTGTGCCGTTCAGCTGATGGTTTGCAGTCAATGGGCTTGAGTTGGTTATCTTCTTGGCTGAGTGCCATTTATGTTATGTCATCTCATTCTGTGATGCAAGCTTCCTCAGATTTTGGGACTGATTTTGATCTCATCTTTAAACTTCAGAAAATTCCATTTATTCCTCTCTCAGATGGCACATATGGCTCTGTGCACGAAGACACGATTTGGTTGTATTCTGATGAGGTAAGTCAGGGAATTAATGGTGAATGTGTTCAAAAAGCTTTCCCGAAATTGTATGCAAAACTTCGAATTGTGAGTCCAAATCTTTTGGCTGCTGCTGCCTCCGTCGAGAGCTCACTCTCTGACTCAACTATACTTGAGAATGTTACGAGGATGCTTTATAAAATGGGTGTCCAGCGGTTATCTGCTCATGAGATTGTGAAGGTGCATATCTTGCCTGCCATAGCCAAGGACAAAAAGGCAAAGGGGCAGGAAGATTTTATGATAGAGTACCTTTCCTATGTGATGTTTCATTTACACTCAAGTTGTAATACCTGTGGCCGAGAGAGGGAAGACATTATTACAGAATTGCGTGAGAATGCTTTGATTTCAACAAATTTTGGCTACAGACGGTTTAATGAGGTACCGTTGCATTTCAGTCAAGAGTATGGAAATCCTGTTGATATAAAAAATCTGATTAGTGGCATGGGTGAGAAATGGCATGAAATTGATAATGCCTATTTGAAAAATTCCATCACTAAATCGATATCTGACGGAGAGTTGAAGTGGAGGAGGTTTTTTCACGAACTTGGAGCAACTGATTTTGTGAAAATAGTTCAAGTCGAGAAGAGTGTTGCCGAAATGTCTCTGGTTAATACTAAGGATGCAGTTTCGTCCAAGGATACAATGTCCATGAATGTAGTTGCCAACAATTGGGAATCTGAAGAGTTGCATCACTTGTTGTCATGGCTTTCTACGACAAAGAACTGGGAGAAATCCAAATACCTCTTGGAGATTCTTGATATATTGTGGGACAACTATTTCAGTGACAAGATTAAAGGttattacattgattcaaatGGGGAATGCAAATATTTCAAGTCATCCCTTATAAGTATCCTCCAAGATGTTCAATGGATGGTGTCAAGTATTGACAATGAACTGCATTATCCCAAGGATTTATTCCATGATTGTGTCACAGTAAGTTCAGTTCTGGGAGTGGCTGCCCCTTATACTGTTCCAAAG CAGGTGAGAAGCGAGAAATTGGTGGCTGATGTTGGTTTAAGAACTCAAGTTACTCTTGACGGTGCTCTATCTGTTCTTAGACATTGGAGAATATCTGAATCTCCTTTCAAAGCTAg CATCTCACAAATGTCTAACTTCTATACATTTGTCTGGAAATCAATGCCTCTTTCAAAGGAGCAAGTTGTAGAGGAATTGCTTTCTGGACCTTTTATATTTGTTCCTTATACATCTTGCTGTTCCCAAGATGATGCCGTAGCCGGTTCACTTTTATCTCCTCAAGACTTGTATTGGCATGATACTATAGGTAACATGGATCAAGTAAAGTCTATGCATTTGGACGGTGTTACAGGGAAAATCTGTGATTCCCCTAGAAAAATGTTGTGTAATATTTACCCAAAACTTCATGACTTTTTTGTGAATGGGTGTGGAGTGGATGAAAGTCTTCCTTTCCGTAGTTACCTGCAGATTTTGCTGCAGTTATCTGCCATTTCTTTACCTCATCAAGCTGCAGAGATG GTTTTTGAGGTGTTCTTAAGATGGAGTGACGCACTAAAATCTGGATCCCTGAGCTTGGAAGACATTGAGTACTTGAAAATAGGCCTCCTGAAAGAGGAATACCATGTTCTTCCCACCAGACAAGATAAATGGGTTTCTCTACATGCATCTTATGGCCTAATCTGTTGGTCTGATGATGATGATTTAGGGGCGGAATTCAAGCACTTTGAAGGTGTTGACTTCCTATATTTTGGGAAATTTACTGGTGAAGAAAATCAGATGTATCTGGCAAAGATTTCAGCCATAAACCAAAGGCTGGGAATTCCAGCTCTTTCACAG
- the LOC140988035 gene encoding C-type lectin receptor-like tyrosine-protein kinase At1g52310 isoform X2 produces the protein MVRMGFKPTIHSHLLSLLASCLLLVIFRASTSSGFNESLNVSLSPPFQNQTLTKVSCPSGWIGNPINTKCYKHVANGASWDESENHCRSYNGHLASVTSSKELVMLQKLCAENSMGCWVGGRKDNNTLGGVWKWSDKISYWNDSLSPSMPIQFGCTNISCISSNFSAMCTLITNGTSSLLAQRCNTSHAFLCMRNIENNCHHMHCHQEYLIILAVVSGLIFFTTLAVVIWLLVYRRNKKRKRSRKLANPAELALVPPSWRVFTREELKTITKNFSEGNRLMGDAKTGGTYSGVLPDGSRVAVKRLKRSSFQRKKEFYSEIGRVARLHHSSLVAVKGCCYDHGERYIVYEFIVNGPLDRWLHHIPRGARTLDWAMRMKVATSLAQGIAFLHDKVKPQVVHRDIRASNVLLDEDFGAHLMGVGLSKFVPWEVMHERRVMAGGTHGYLAPEFVYRNEQTTKSDVYSFGVLLLEIVSGRRPAQAVDSVGWQSIFEWATPLVQSHRYLELLDPLISSSSSSSSVIPEAGTVQKVVDLVYSCTQHVPSMRPRMSHVVHQLQQLVQLPPVK, from the exons ATGGTGAGGATGGGTTTCAAGCCTACAATTCATTCACACCTTCTTTCCCTACTTGCTTCTTGTCTCCTACTTGTTATATTCAGGGCATCAACCTCATCG GGCTTTAATGAGTCGCTTAATGTATCTTTATCGCCACCTTTTCAGAACCAAACTCTCACCAAAG TGTCATGCCCTTCTGGTTGGATTGGCAACCCTATTAACACCAAGTGTTATAAACATGTTGCAAATGGTGCATCGTGGGATGAATCTGAGAACCACTGCAGGTCTTATAATGGACACCTTGCGTCAGTTACTTCATCTAAAGAACTTGTCATGCTTCAAAAGTTGTGTGCTGAAAATTCCATGGGATGCTGGGTTGGTGGAAGAAAAGACAATAACACACTTGGTGGAGTTTGGAAATGGTCAGATAAAATATCTTACTGGAATGACTCTCTTAGTCCTAGCATGCCAATCCAGTTCGGTTGTACCAATATATCTTGTATCAGCAGTAATTTTTCAGCTATGTGCACATTGATTACCAATGGGACATCGTCTCTTCTGGCTCAGAGATGCAATACATCACATGCCTTCTTGTGCATGCGCAATATAG AGAACAACTGTCATCACATGCACTGCCACCAAGAATATCTTATCATTCTTGCTGTTGTTAGTGGTTTGATTTTCTTCACAACCCTGGCTGTTGTGATATGGCTTCTTGTATATAGGCGTAATAAGAAGCGTAAAAGATCTCGCAAGCTGGCCAATCCAGCAGAATTGGCATTAGTTCCTCCATCATGGAGAGTGTTTACCCGTGAGGAACTGAAGACTATTACCAAGAATTTTAGTGAAGGAAACCGCCTTATGGGTGATGCCAAAACGGGGGGCACATATAGTGGAGTTCTTCCGGATGGGTCAAGAGTAGCAGTTAAAAGGTTGAAGAGATCTAGCTTTCAGAGGAAAAAGGAGTTCTATTCTGAGATTGGACGTGTTGCAAGATTACATCATTCAAGCTTGGTGGCTGTCAAAGGATGTTGCTATGACCATGGTGAGCGTTATATTGTGTATGAGTTTATTGTGAATGGACCATTAGACAGATGGCTACACCATATTCCCAGAGGGGCTCGGACTTTGGATTGGGCAATGAGAATGAAAGTTGCCACAAGCCTTGCTCAAGGGATTGC GTTCCTCCATGACAAAGTGAAACCACAGGTTGTGCATCGTGATATCCGTGCAAGTAATGTACTTCTTGATGAGGACTTTGGCGCACATCTTATGGGAGTTGGTCTCTCAAAGTTCGTTCCATGGGAGGTAATGCATGAGAGACGAGTAATGGCTGGTGGAACTCATGGATATCTTGCTCCAGAGTTTGTCTACAGAAACGAGCAGACAACAAAGAGTGATGTTTACAGCTTCGGGGTGCTTTTGCTTGAAATTGTCAGCGGGCGTAGACCTGCCCAAGCGGTTGATTCTGTTGGTTGGCAAAGTATATTTGAGTGGGCTACACCACTGGTGCAATCTCATCGATATCTCGAGCTGTTGGATCCTCTTATATCATCgtcttcatcttcatcttctgTGATTCCTGAAGCTGGAACTGTGCAGAAAGTAGTGGACCTTGTATACTCTTGCACTCAGCATGTACCGTCTATGCGTCCTAGAATGTCACACGTTGTCCACCAGCTACAGCAGTTGGTTCAGCTTCCTCCAGTCAAATAA
- the LOC140988035 gene encoding C-type lectin receptor-like tyrosine-protein kinase At1g52310 isoform X1, with amino-acid sequence MVRMGFKPTIHSHLLSLLASCLLLVIFRASTSSGFNESLNVSLSPPFQNQTLTKVYLAVSCPSGWIGNPINTKCYKHVANGASWDESENHCRSYNGHLASVTSSKELVMLQKLCAENSMGCWVGGRKDNNTLGGVWKWSDKISYWNDSLSPSMPIQFGCTNISCISSNFSAMCTLITNGTSSLLAQRCNTSHAFLCMRNIENNCHHMHCHQEYLIILAVVSGLIFFTTLAVVIWLLVYRRNKKRKRSRKLANPAELALVPPSWRVFTREELKTITKNFSEGNRLMGDAKTGGTYSGVLPDGSRVAVKRLKRSSFQRKKEFYSEIGRVARLHHSSLVAVKGCCYDHGERYIVYEFIVNGPLDRWLHHIPRGARTLDWAMRMKVATSLAQGIAFLHDKVKPQVVHRDIRASNVLLDEDFGAHLMGVGLSKFVPWEVMHERRVMAGGTHGYLAPEFVYRNEQTTKSDVYSFGVLLLEIVSGRRPAQAVDSVGWQSIFEWATPLVQSHRYLELLDPLISSSSSSSSVIPEAGTVQKVVDLVYSCTQHVPSMRPRMSHVVHQLQQLVQLPPVK; translated from the exons ATGGTGAGGATGGGTTTCAAGCCTACAATTCATTCACACCTTCTTTCCCTACTTGCTTCTTGTCTCCTACTTGTTATATTCAGGGCATCAACCTCATCG GGCTTTAATGAGTCGCTTAATGTATCTTTATCGCCACCTTTTCAGAACCAAACTCTCACCAAAG TTTATTTGGCAGTGTCATGCCCTTCTGGTTGGATTGGCAACCCTATTAACACCAAGTGTTATAAACATGTTGCAAATGGTGCATCGTGGGATGAATCTGAGAACCACTGCAGGTCTTATAATGGACACCTTGCGTCAGTTACTTCATCTAAAGAACTTGTCATGCTTCAAAAGTTGTGTGCTGAAAATTCCATGGGATGCTGGGTTGGTGGAAGAAAAGACAATAACACACTTGGTGGAGTTTGGAAATGGTCAGATAAAATATCTTACTGGAATGACTCTCTTAGTCCTAGCATGCCAATCCAGTTCGGTTGTACCAATATATCTTGTATCAGCAGTAATTTTTCAGCTATGTGCACATTGATTACCAATGGGACATCGTCTCTTCTGGCTCAGAGATGCAATACATCACATGCCTTCTTGTGCATGCGCAATATAG AGAACAACTGTCATCACATGCACTGCCACCAAGAATATCTTATCATTCTTGCTGTTGTTAGTGGTTTGATTTTCTTCACAACCCTGGCTGTTGTGATATGGCTTCTTGTATATAGGCGTAATAAGAAGCGTAAAAGATCTCGCAAGCTGGCCAATCCAGCAGAATTGGCATTAGTTCCTCCATCATGGAGAGTGTTTACCCGTGAGGAACTGAAGACTATTACCAAGAATTTTAGTGAAGGAAACCGCCTTATGGGTGATGCCAAAACGGGGGGCACATATAGTGGAGTTCTTCCGGATGGGTCAAGAGTAGCAGTTAAAAGGTTGAAGAGATCTAGCTTTCAGAGGAAAAAGGAGTTCTATTCTGAGATTGGACGTGTTGCAAGATTACATCATTCAAGCTTGGTGGCTGTCAAAGGATGTTGCTATGACCATGGTGAGCGTTATATTGTGTATGAGTTTATTGTGAATGGACCATTAGACAGATGGCTACACCATATTCCCAGAGGGGCTCGGACTTTGGATTGGGCAATGAGAATGAAAGTTGCCACAAGCCTTGCTCAAGGGATTGC GTTCCTCCATGACAAAGTGAAACCACAGGTTGTGCATCGTGATATCCGTGCAAGTAATGTACTTCTTGATGAGGACTTTGGCGCACATCTTATGGGAGTTGGTCTCTCAAAGTTCGTTCCATGGGAGGTAATGCATGAGAGACGAGTAATGGCTGGTGGAACTCATGGATATCTTGCTCCAGAGTTTGTCTACAGAAACGAGCAGACAACAAAGAGTGATGTTTACAGCTTCGGGGTGCTTTTGCTTGAAATTGTCAGCGGGCGTAGACCTGCCCAAGCGGTTGATTCTGTTGGTTGGCAAAGTATATTTGAGTGGGCTACACCACTGGTGCAATCTCATCGATATCTCGAGCTGTTGGATCCTCTTATATCATCgtcttcatcttcatcttctgTGATTCCTGAAGCTGGAACTGTGCAGAAAGTAGTGGACCTTGTATACTCTTGCACTCAGCATGTACCGTCTATGCGTCCTAGAATGTCACACGTTGTCCACCAGCTACAGCAGTTGGTTCAGCTTCCTCCAGTCAAATAA